From Neodiprion pinetum isolate iyNeoPine1 chromosome 7, iyNeoPine1.2, whole genome shotgun sequence, a single genomic window includes:
- the LOC124222762 gene encoding golgin subfamily A member 7 isoform X1 — translation MANATNLPLSHLDSFPKYQHSKNQGNHAALTPLEDMSSGRGQAGGGLPQNCLKVFIQRDYSEGTMVKFQTRFPSELGGRLDSQLFEYTINQLNNYFAEAERASCSTYCEGCLACLTGYLIYICTETHYEKCLRKVAKFVSEQNDRVYRPRGLLLTDPTTRGLRLIEISVLDRPAS, via the exons ATGGCGAACGCCACGAACTTGCCTTTGAGCCATCTGGATTCCTTTCCAAAATACCAACATTCAAAAAATCAG GGTAACCACGCGGCGCTAACACCGTTAGAAGATATGTCGAGTGGTAGAGGACAAGCCGGCGGAGGGCTACCGCAAAATTGTTTGAAAGTCTTCATCCAGCGCGATTACAGCGAAGGCACTATggttaaatttcaaacaaggTTTCCCTCCGAGCTAGGGGGTAGA CTGGATAGTCAATTGTTTGAGTACACGATCAATCAGTTGAATAACTATTTTGCGGAAGCGGAACGTGCAAGCTGTTCGACGTACTGCGAAGGTTGTCTCGCCTGTCTAACAGGCTACCTAATCTACATATGTACAGAGACGCACTACGAAAAGTGCTTGCGAAAAGTAGCAAAATTTGTTAGCGAACAAAACGACAGAGTTTACAGGCCCCGAGGCTTGTTATTGACTGATCCAACAACGCGCGGTCTCAGGTTAATAGAGATTTCTGTTCTGGACAGACCTGCGTCGTGA
- the LOC124222762 gene encoding golgin subfamily A member 7 isoform X2: MPLGNHAALTPLEDMSSGRGQAGGGLPQNCLKVFIQRDYSEGTMVKFQTRFPSELGGRLDSQLFEYTINQLNNYFAEAERASCSTYCEGCLACLTGYLIYICTETHYEKCLRKVAKFVSEQNDRVYRPRGLLLTDPTTRGLRLIEISVLDRPAS; this comes from the exons ATGCCATTG GGTAACCACGCGGCGCTAACACCGTTAGAAGATATGTCGAGTGGTAGAGGACAAGCCGGCGGAGGGCTACCGCAAAATTGTTTGAAAGTCTTCATCCAGCGCGATTACAGCGAAGGCACTATggttaaatttcaaacaaggTTTCCCTCCGAGCTAGGGGGTAGA CTGGATAGTCAATTGTTTGAGTACACGATCAATCAGTTGAATAACTATTTTGCGGAAGCGGAACGTGCAAGCTGTTCGACGTACTGCGAAGGTTGTCTCGCCTGTCTAACAGGCTACCTAATCTACATATGTACAGAGACGCACTACGAAAAGTGCTTGCGAAAAGTAGCAAAATTTGTTAGCGAACAAAACGACAGAGTTTACAGGCCCCGAGGCTTGTTATTGACTGATCCAACAACGCGCGGTCTCAGGTTAATAGAGATTTCTGTTCTGGACAGACCTGCGTCGTGA
- the LOC124222760 gene encoding fibroblast growth factor receptor-like 1 — protein sequence MHIGTIILIVLSLTVYSLAVIHQEPVFPIWPLLTYWSDAEGHKELEVLGTETGKIININNNNAKGGIVRVWAGKTLNLRCHPMSHHSGHRQYQWHFLPCGPGYNQQSCKILRSSLTIDTEWQVVQSQSQLDELILKTTAEEDSGLYKCSTIRNDGTFKVLRMFQLEIIDGTVHAPNIIEGPWNVSVAYYGRDQKISLQCRVTSSVQPNIVWFRKLNTAPSKRGEDVIIYRDAGWKMLPSNQIHLGNQIYLSKLSFDQLSLDDSGYYACIAINYKGWTMQEAQLKVYLPFSSSSLNNTGKVEQWVGFKFSSLFLIPACLALVPASAWLCYLYHKPRNKQNVPFVN from the exons ATGCACATCGGTACTATTATATTAATAGTTCTGAGTCTAACCGTTTATTCATTAGCTGTAATTCATCAAGAACCTGTTTTCCCCA TCTGGCCATTACTGACGTACTGGTCCGACGCAGAGGGTCACAAAGAACTGGAGGTGTTGGGCACTGAGACtgggaaaattataaacatcaacaataataatgcaaAAGGTGGAATCGTCCGAGTTTGGGCTGGAAAAACTCTTAATCTGAGATGTCATCCGATGTCCCATCATTCTGGACATCGTCAATATCAGTGGCACTTTTtg CCATGTGGTCCAGGCTATAATCAGCAATCGTGCAAGATTCTGAGAAGCAGTTTAACCATCGACACAGAGTGGCAAGTCGTGCAGAGTCAAAGCCAGCttgatgaattaattttaaagaCAACGGCGGAAGAGGATAGCGGCTTGTACAAATGTAGCACTATTCGAAACGACGGTACTTTCAAGGTACTGAGGATGTTTCAGTTGGAAATAATAG atGGAACGGTTCACGCGCCAAATATCATAGAAGGACCGTGGAACGTGAGCGTCGCTTATTACGGCAGAGATCAGAAAATATCTCTTCAATGCAGAGTAACGTCTAGTGTACAACCGAACATCGTATGGTTCAGAAAACTTAACACTGCACCAAGCAAAAGAGGAGAAGATGTGATAATCTACAGAGACGCCGGGTGGAAAATGTTACCCAGCAATCAGATACATCTTGGTAATCAAATATACTTATCCAAGCTCAGTTTTGACCAGCTCAGTTTGGACGATTCCGGGTATTACGCATGTATTGCAATCAATTACAAAGGTTGGACAATGCAAGAGGCTCAGTTGAAAGTCTATTTGCCTTTCAGCTCGAGTTCCCTTAACAACACAGGAAAAGTTGAGCAGTGGGTgggattcaaattttccagTCTTTTTTTAATACCTGCCTGTTTAGCGTTAGTACCTGCGTCTGCATGGCTTTGCTATCTATATCACAAACCCCGGAACAAACAAAATGTACCGTTTGTAAATTGA
- the LOC124222763 gene encoding anaphase-promoting complex subunit 13 — MDSQVCADGKLLEVIDDNWRKERLPIDEISVPLAELPDPESDNGDSHMTLKELEQKWNNLALSTLSENHLHSPTPPHN; from the coding sequence ATGGACAGTCAAGTCTGTGCTGATGGTAAACTGCTGGAAGTGATCGACGATAATTGGCGCAAGGAACGTCTTCCGATTGACGAAATATCAGTTCCACTCGCCGAGCTTCCTGACCCAGAAAGTGACAATGGAGATTCGCACATGACTCTAAAAGAATTGGAACAAAAGTGGAATAACTTGGCACTTAGCACACTTAGCGAGAATCACTTGCACTCTCCTACGCCGCCACATAACTAA
- the LOC124222762 gene encoding golgin subfamily A member 7 isoform X3, producing MSSGRGQAGGGLPQNCLKVFIQRDYSEGTMVKFQTRFPSELGGRLDSQLFEYTINQLNNYFAEAERASCSTYCEGCLACLTGYLIYICTETHYEKCLRKVAKFVSEQNDRVYRPRGLLLTDPTTRGLRLIEISVLDRPAS from the exons ATGTCGAGTGGTAGAGGACAAGCCGGCGGAGGGCTACCGCAAAATTGTTTGAAAGTCTTCATCCAGCGCGATTACAGCGAAGGCACTATggttaaatttcaaacaaggTTTCCCTCCGAGCTAGGGGGTAGA CTGGATAGTCAATTGTTTGAGTACACGATCAATCAGTTGAATAACTATTTTGCGGAAGCGGAACGTGCAAGCTGTTCGACGTACTGCGAAGGTTGTCTCGCCTGTCTAACAGGCTACCTAATCTACATATGTACAGAGACGCACTACGAAAAGTGCTTGCGAAAAGTAGCAAAATTTGTTAGCGAACAAAACGACAGAGTTTACAGGCCCCGAGGCTTGTTATTGACTGATCCAACAACGCGCGGTCTCAGGTTAATAGAGATTTCTGTTCTGGACAGACCTGCGTCGTGA
- the LOC124222761 gene encoding AN1-type zinc finger protein 1, translating into MEFPSLGVRCSVSACKQLDFLAFSCSHCKLIFCKEHFHVSAHSCLKFQDNIVESPESVSDYYCSDSSCNNHSPVEIPCVKCCLHFCIAHRHHGCLDISEEQKSKELEKWNKPRQEFDEAKATVDKQISNSLRKAKNSTVAVKVQLMRLKGRAVGFNGIPTDERRYFLVYPPITGSLKHTGGPKAVFTCLRWSLGRTIDAFTDALSVPNTNNLSKSQKLKLFHQNTGYALSERMDILISDLLSSASLIDGESLILEYSDGLKVDESMYR; encoded by the exons ATGGAGTTCCCTAGCTTAGGAGTTCGTTGTTCGGTATCTGCTTGTAAGCAACTGGATTTCTTGGCCTTTTCATGTTCGCattgcaaattaattttctgcAAGGAACACTTTCACGTATCAGCTCATtcttgtttaaaatttcaagataatATCGTTGAATCTCCTGAGTCAGTTTCCGATTATTACTGCTCTGATTCTTCTTGTAACAACCATTCACCCGTGGAAATACCTTGCGTCAAATGTTGCTTACATTTTTGCATCGCGCACCGTCATCACGGCTGCTTAGACATTAGCGAAGAACAGAAATCTAAGGAACTGGAAAAGTGGAATAAACCACGGCAGGAATTTGACGAAGCAAAAGCAACAGTCGATAAGCAAATCAGCAATTCTTTGAGAAAAGCTAAAAATTCTACGGTCGCTGTTAAG GTGCAACTGATGCGACTAAAGGGTCGAGCAGTTGGTTTCAACGGTATACCGACCGATGAAAGACGATACTTCTTGGTCTATCCACCAATCACAGGTTCGTTGAAACATACCGGAGGTCCAAAAGCAGTTTTCACTTGCTTACGTTGGTCGCTTGGTAGGACTATCGACGCATTTACCGATGCGTTAAGCGTACCAAATACCAACAACTTGTCCAAGAGTCAAAAGTTGAAACTGTTTCACCAAAACACAGGTTACGCTTTGTCCGAACGAATGGATATACTCATATCAGATCTGTTGAGCAGTGCAAGTTTGATCGATGGTGAAAGTTTGATATTAGAATATTCCGATGGCTTGAAAGTGGACGAAAGTATGTATAGATAA